A genomic window from Nerophis lumbriciformis linkage group LG30, RoL_Nlum_v2.1, whole genome shotgun sequence includes:
- the LOC133572546 gene encoding histone H3.3A yields MARTKQTARKSTGGKAPRKQLATKAARKSAPSTGGVKKPHRYRPGTVALREIRRYQKSTELLIRKLPFQRLVREIAQDFKTDLRFQSAAIGALQEASEAYLVGLFEDTNLCAIHAKRVTIMPKDIQLARRIRGERA; encoded by the exons ATGGCCCGTACCAAACAGACTGCTCGTAAGTCCACTGGAGGCAAAGCTCCACGTAAGCAGCTGGCCACAAAGGCTGCCCGCAAGAGTGCACCTTCCACTGGGGGCGTGAAGAAGCCCCATCGCTACAG GCCCGGTACTGTGGCTCTGCGTGAGATCCGTCGTTACCAGAAGTCCACAGAGCTTCTGATTCGCAAGCTGCCCTTCCAGCGCCTGGTGAGAGAAATCGCCCAGGACTTCAAGACGGATCTGCGTTTCCAGAGCGCAGCCATTGGAGCTCTGCAG GAGGCGAGCGAGGCTTACCTGGTGGGTCTGTTTGAGGACACCAACCTGTGTGCCATCCATGCCAAGCGTGTCACCATCATGCCCAAAGACATCCAGCTGGCACGTCGCATTCGCGGGGAGCGtgcttaa